The genome window AATAGCTGGTGTTTGATTTTTTCATCGGATACTTCGCTACTTTTTAATTCGATGTTCAAGCAGTACGATGATGTTATTTTGAGCAAATCAAATTCCCTGTTTAACTGTGGGACACTATATCCGTATATAAAGCCGTCAAAGTTAACATCGTTTTTTCCGATGCTATCGACCAATAACTTTATATCAATAATTTCCTGGTGTCTGTATTGCTTAGTAAAACCACACAAATATCTTACATAATTCTCAGACAATACAGGATCATGAGATAATTTTATAATATCCATTAATGAGAAAACTTTGTTTTTCATATAGTATAATGTTTTATATCAAATTATAATACTCCATAGATTCCTTAACTAGACTATCAATAAGTTCTTTGTGCTTTTTATAATCATCGTAATCTTTAAGTCTAATATCAAATTCTCTCCAACGAGCGTAATATGTAACTTCAAGACCTGCTTCTTCAATCAACTTAATTCGTTTGGAGTCTTCTTCTCCCTTAATTATAAAGTAAAGATAATTCTTCTTAGGTTTAAATGCAACAAAGTTTTTAGCAACACCATCTTTAGCTAAACCAATGTAAAACTTATTATACTTCAGCTCATATCCGGTGAAAACATTTTGCAAATCGTCAAAAATGCTATCGACATTTTTCATCATTTTTATTGTGGCTTTGCTTTCCCAATAATTCCTGTCTGTAATTTCATAAGCCTCCTCTTCCTCTGTTCCCATTGTTAATCTATCCAAAACTTTTGTAAATGCCAGAGAAATACTATCGCCATCCATCTTGTATGCAGATACTTGTAAGGCAATCAAAGGAATCGAACCATTAAATAGCGAGATTACATTCATAAATCTCCCGGTTATTTCTTCAGCAACTATTACAGCACAGTGATCGTACTGTGGATATCTCTTTTTCTCTGTATCCCAATACTCTATTGTTCTAATAATATGACTTGGATCTGTCGCGCCGAGCTGAACTTCTATTTCATATCTTGTTCCGTTTTCATCAGCCATCAATAAATCCAATCTACCACCCATTGGTTGGATTTTTTCTCTCTGTATAGGAGTTAAATCTCCCAAGCCTAAGACACTCGGATTGTTAAATATATAACTCTGAATCATATCTTCTTTTATTTCTGCATTGTTTTTTAATGATACTTTTTCTAATTTTACCAATTTAGCCATAATACACCTTCATTTTTGTTTATAAATTTCCATTTAATCTTTTTTAATCAACAATTATTCTTTACCTTATAATCAAAACACTAGTAAACTTTCATGCAACATATTCTTCAATAGTATTATACCATCATTGTCGTTATGTGTCAATATATCATTTAAAGTTTCTGTATTGAAACTGCAAGGGTGCGGGGGGTGACAGTCATCGGTTTCAATACAGGATACTTTCAGTGTAAGTTGAATATCACTATAAATCAAGTAAATCACGATAAAATACGGTTATGGTTTTAGTCGCCATTTCTGAGACGATATCCGAGATGGCAAGTAAAGGTATATATTTTTTACTTGAAAGTGATATTGTATGCCTCGCCTCCATAACTCAATATCAAGTAATTGATAAAATCAAAAAATGCGTCGCACAAGCAAGCTTTACTTGCCATGCGGCGCATCGCTTTTCCCTACCCTCGATAGCCTTGGATAGTAATTTTACAAAAATCTATGGAAATTGAGCTTAAAGCAAACGCACACATCCCTTGGCAAATTAAGCCTTGGGATGTGTGCGTTTATGCGCTGTTTGTGATTCATTTTAAAACGGCATTAGTAATTATCAATGTGTCATAGTTCGTCATCATGCCATTTGCTTTGCCGGTACAATCAGTCAACATCCTTAATCGGCATAAAATCTTCCAACGGTACCGCACTCTGGATGCCTGTGTAAGGCTCGAGCACGGGAAGGGCATTGCTCTCTCTCCACGTATCCTCGCCATCCAGAAGATTTGCAGGGGTATGGGGCTTATTGCTCCAATAACGATCTGCGTTGGTGTAACTGGAAAAAGCCGCCGTGCCGCCTATACCTACCGAGAAAAACTTATTTAATGTACCGCCGAGATAGCCGCGGGAGTTGTTATGGAATTCGTTAAGCGACTGGTACCAGCCTATATCGTCTGCATCAAGGCTTCTGTATGCCACGACAAGTGCCTGCTCGATGGTACAGGTATCATTCGGAGCTATGGTGGTAGCGGTAGTGCCTTTGATGAGTCCCAAAGCATTCATAAATGCCATTGCTTTATTTGCCCAGTCGGGAATTTGATTACCGTCCGAGTAATTGCCCAGAGCAGAATCATATACAGTATATCTTATATCCGAATTATTACGGACAAACTGAAGTGCACGGTAGAGGAAAGTAGCCATCTGCGCACGGGTCAAAGTATCGTTGGGTGAGAAGGTATCGGGGCCGGTACCGTTGGTAATACCTGCCATGACAGCCTTTCTTACATATATGCTGTCTGTGTCGGAGAATGAACCTGACGGAGCGGCTTCAATCTCTCTGCCCAGCATTCTTTCGGTCATTTTAACTGCAACCGAAACAAACTGTTCTCTTGTGCAGGAAGCTGTATAGTTTTCACCGAGGAGTGCTTTGTCGGTAAGCTGAAGCTGGGTTGCCCAGCGTACCTCATCTGTTGCCCAGTCGCTTATTTTCGCGGTGGTTTCTCTATCGGGATATACCGCAAAGCCATGAGGTGCGGCCTTCTTAGTGGTTGCACTCATAACCATTTTTGAACAATAATCATTCCACTGAGTGTTAAGACGATCCATGTGCCATTCATACGTTACGTACTCATATCCGGGCTTACCGTAAAACTCAGCAAATTCCTTTTTGAAATCCTCTTCGGAATAGTTGAAAAAGTCCTCTTTCGGATTGATTCCGCAGTAAACACATTGCTTGAAGTATACTTTTTCGCCGTCGGCATTGAGACCTGCGTAGTTCTTATCGGCAAGCACTCTGTCGCCGTATACGTGTTCCATCCGCTCTATGCTGTAAACGTCATACTCGTCGGCTTCCTTAAAGGTGTGGTTGGGGTCATATTCACAGATATTGCAGAATTTGCAGGAATAGTAATAGGTTGTGGGGTGCTGACAGTTCACATACTCTGCCACGCGGTCGGCGGTGATTAAGGGATTGATAAACTTATGACCGGGACACCACAGCTCTGCGGCTGATTCACCCTTCTTGAATGCCTCATACACATCTCCCTCATAGAGATAAAGCTGGTAGTTGGAGTACGAATAGTTTCTTATCTCATCGGTATCGATCTCCTTAATTGATTGCGACATGATGGAATACCATCCGTCAGGATAAACATCCTTTGACAAAAAGAGTTTAAATGTTCCGACATTTGCTCCGCCGCTGCCGTAATAGCTGTCGCCTACTGCTGCATTAATATTGATTATTATATCGATGTTAATATTCGGAGCAATCCACAGCTCTTTCAGTTCATGGGTCCATTCGGCAAAGCCGCCACTGTATTGAGCATTTTTTTCAAAATCAAGCAGTATACGTTTTATGTAAGACAACTGATATTCCGGATCCTTGTAATTATGCGCATTTGCCAGATAACGGTCAAGCGGCATATCAAGACCAAAAACATAAGGATTGTCCATTATGTAGTCAACAAATTCATCGTTAAATATTAAATCGTCATTATGATTGTCCACACAATAATGGTCTGCCTGCTCCTTGGTAAGCACGTAGCTCATATCAATCTGACCCTCAGGAATAGGGGTTGTAAATTTATATGTTACATATGCCTCACGGTTGTTTTCCTTCTTTACGGTCGCCTGATTGCCGTTTACGGTGATTTTTGAAGCATCGGTCAAGGTATACTTATCTTCTTTAAACTCACTCTTTATGACAACCTTGAATTTAACGGAGTATTCCGCACCTGCAATGAATGTGCCGTCGTGACTGAATCTTCCTGTCCATTCAACATTGCTTACTGTTGTTTTTGCTCCTTTCTGAAGCGAGGCAGTCTTTGAGGGAAGCTGACCGGCGGTAGGCTCGGGAACGGTAATCGTCATCAGATTAACGTCAGCCTCTGCCATAAGCTCCGCCGCTTTATCATAATTTATTCCCACAGCAAAGGAGCGGGTTACTACCGCCTGCTGTTTATCGGCGGATATATCAATAACATTCGCAGTTAAATCGTTGATTTTTGCTTTTCCGGAAACAAACTTTATGTATTTATCCTGACCATCCTTAATGCGGATGGTAACACGTACTACATATGTTTTTCCTTTCATAAAGTTGCCGTTATTGTCGAATGTCCCCTTCCACTCAACATCTGTTACATATGTGCTTGCGGTTTCGGGCACAGATGCGGTTTCCGCAGGCTTTGCACCTGCTTTGGGCGCCTCTACCGTAACATTGAAAATGCTCACAGGAGAAGCTGCCATAGTTGTAACACTTACTATCCCCATAAGCATACATGCACATAAAAGCATACTAAAAATTCTTCTTTTCATAACATAATTTCTCCTAAATTTTAATCAAACAATGTTTAATCAGCTAAAAATGTTACTGTAATATTTATCAATTCATATTATACCACCATAGCGTAAAAGTGTCAACCCATCTTTAAAAGAATGTATATCCCTATATTATACCATTTACGCACATCAGTATATAGAACGCTTTAAAAGGTGGCTGTGCATGTTGACAAAATTATTGTGTTGAGGTATAATGTTAAAAAAAGAATATTTGTATCAAAATAAAAAAGCCTTTTAAAGTCAAGTAGTGTGCACTTAAAATTAAAAAATGCGTCAGCAAAAATTATGAAAAAAATTAAAATCTCACAGATAATGGTTTGAAATATGAAAACTGTGTTTCAAAAAGCTGCAGTGCCGAAACAGACGACCGGAAACACAGAAGCATTTAGGCAAGCGAAAAAAGGTACCGTGGAAATCAAGCCTCTTGATAATCGTAATAAGAGGTGAATTCAACGATACCTTCACTTTAAAATGTTCATTTTTGCGCGATGAGCTAAGATTTTTTAATGAATATGAAAGACGGCTTCATAAGCTCATCCTGCGGACATGCGGTATGTAAAATTATTTGTTGAAGTATTCATCAAGCTTACAGTTGATTTTAGTTGCCGATTCATTAATGAAGATGTCGGAAATCGAGCTGTAGCTTTCCTTGATTTTTTCGCACTCCAGCTTTATCGCATCCTTCAGCGGAGTTAAATCCTGTACTGACAATCCGGTTGCTGATAATACTTTTGAAATATCAACACTTCTGTCAAGAAGCCTGTCCTGATCAAGACCAAAAATGTCCCCTCTCGTGTTTGAAGTTCCGTATTTCAAATAGGTTTCTTTGTCGACCCATTCATAGTCTGTTCCTAAGTATTCTCTGTAATATTCAGCAAATTCACCCCATGTAAGTTTTTCGTGGCTTGCCAAGGTAAAAGCTTCACCGTAAGCCTTCGGATTCAGGACAAGGCGAGAAATGTATTTCGCGGTGTTGCCTGACCAGTTGTAACCTGCTACTACGTCTTTGCCTTCAACTGGCAATAGAACCTTCTTTCCTTCTAAGCTTCTCGGTATCAGAATGGGAGCAGGTGTTGTAATGAGAGAAAGACTGCGGTAGTAAAACGATATAACAGGTCTTATGATTGTCACCTTGTTCTTATACGGTGAAGCGTTTATAATTCTTTCACAACGGCTTTTGTACATTGCATAATTTTCTTCATTGAGTAAATACGGATCATCTGTAACATCAATGAGTTGGGGTGAAGTTTCCTTTATCGGGTGTTCAAGATCGGCATAAACACGATATGATGAGAGAAAGATAAGCTGTGAAGCGTTGTCTGCAAGCAAGTTCAGTCTTTCAGTGTACATTTCGGGATTGTAGTGATGAAAGTCGATGATAGCATCGTATTTTTCACCTTGCAAAATATCTTTCAATACGTTGTTGTCGTATGAATTTACTTTGAAGTATCTTACCTGACTGCTGTTTTCAAGACTATCTTGGGTTGTTACATCAATTGAGTATCCAAGCTCCGAAAGTTCACGGACTGTATGTGAACCGATTGAACCGGTGCCACAGAGAATAAGTATTTTACCTTTCATTTCTTAAAACCTCCCATGTTGTTTGTACTTCTATTATAAACATTTATACTGCTTCTGTATATTGTTTTTTTAATGTAAAATACCTATTTTTTAACCAAAAAGGAGTGAAACATATGAAAAGTGTGCCCATCGCAAAATTTGATGATAAACAGAAAAAACCTATAAATCTATTTGCTGATAAAAGAATCACTTGTAAAAGTATACCACATTCCCATAATCATTATGAGCTGGAAATGATTGCGAGCGGAAGTGGTGAATCGGTGCTTAATGGCGAAAAAATCGAACTGAAACGAGGAAGCGTGTATATCCTCAAGCCTTCCGATGTTCACAGCCTTTGTGCTTTGCCGGATAAAAGCCTTGAAATAATGAACATTTCCTTTCTTGAGGGCACCTTTTTTAAGGAATTATCTGTTCCCGTGCTTTTTGGCAAAAAAGTAAACATTGCTGTTTTGGATGAAGAAGACATAAATATGGTGTTGTCGGTTTTTATGGTAATGGAGAATGAACAGCAAAAAGGTAAACCCGACGTAGGTATTATGCAGGGGTGTGCAAATGTAATACTTAGAATTATAATGCGAAAAATGGACTGGGATTTTACCCCAAAACGACAGGACGAGCTTGCGGATGCACTTCATTTTATTTCCGAGAATTTCTGTGACCATATAGACCTTACATCCGTTGCAAGACATGTTGGATTCACTCCACAGTATTTTTCAAAAATATTCCACCAAAGAATTGGAAAAAGCTTTAAAAAATATCTTTCGGAATTAAGAATAACGTATGCTGTAAAACTGATGAAATATAACGGATTTAATTCAACCGAGGCAGCCTTTGAATGCGGGTACAATTCCTATTCTGCATTTCTCAAGGCTTTTAAGGAACACACAGGAGTGTTGCCGAAAAACTATATGATGTATAAAGACGAAATGTAAAAACATAT of Oscillospiraceae bacterium contains these proteins:
- a CDS encoding S-layer homology domain-containing protein, with the translated sequence MKRRIFSMLLCACMLMGIVSVTTMAASPVSIFNVTVEAPKAGAKPAETASVPETASTYVTDVEWKGTFDNNGNFMKGKTYVVRVTIRIKDGQDKYIKFVSGKAKINDLTANVIDISADKQQAVVTRSFAVGINYDKAAELMAEADVNLMTITVPEPTAGQLPSKTASLQKGAKTTVSNVEWTGRFSHDGTFIAGAEYSVKFKVVIKSEFKEDKYTLTDASKITVNGNQATVKKENNREAYVTYKFTTPIPEGQIDMSYVLTKEQADHYCVDNHNDDLIFNDEFVDYIMDNPYVFGLDMPLDRYLANAHNYKDPEYQLSYIKRILLDFEKNAQYSGGFAEWTHELKELWIAPNINIDIIININAAVGDSYYGSGGANVGTFKLFLSKDVYPDGWYSIMSQSIKEIDTDEIRNYSYSNYQLYLYEGDVYEAFKKGESAAELWCPGHKFINPLITADRVAEYVNCQHPTTYYYSCKFCNICEYDPNHTFKEADEYDVYSIERMEHVYGDRVLADKNYAGLNADGEKVYFKQCVYCGINPKEDFFNYSEEDFKKEFAEFYGKPGYEYVTYEWHMDRLNTQWNDYCSKMVMSATTKKAAPHGFAVYPDRETTAKISDWATDEVRWATQLQLTDKALLGENYTASCTREQFVSVAVKMTERMLGREIEAAPSGSFSDTDSIYVRKAVMAGITNGTGPDTFSPNDTLTRAQMATFLYRALQFVRNNSDIRYTVYDSALGNYSDGNQIPDWANKAMAFMNALGLIKGTTATTIAPNDTCTIEQALVVAYRSLDADDIGWYQSLNEFHNNSRGYLGGTLNKFFSVGIGGTAAFSSYTNADRYWSNKPHTPANLLDGEDTWRESNALPVLEPYTGIQSAVPLEDFMPIKDVD
- a CDS encoding NAD-dependent epimerase/dehydratase family protein, whose protein sequence is MKGKILILCGTGSIGSHTVRELSELGYSIDVTTQDSLENSSQVRYFKVNSYDNNVLKDILQGEKYDAIIDFHHYNPEMYTERLNLLADNASQLIFLSSYRVYADLEHPIKETSPQLIDVTDDPYLLNEENYAMYKSRCERIINASPYKNKVTIIRPVISFYYRSLSLITTPAPILIPRSLEGKKVLLPVEGKDVVAGYNWSGNTAKYISRLVLNPKAYGEAFTLASHEKLTWGEFAEYYREYLGTDYEWVDKETYLKYGTSNTRGDIFGLDQDRLLDRSVDISKVLSATGLSVQDLTPLKDAIKLECEKIKESYSSISDIFINESATKINCKLDEYFNK
- a CDS encoding helix-turn-helix domain-containing protein — encoded protein: MKSVPIAKFDDKQKKPINLFADKRITCKSIPHSHNHYELEMIASGSGESVLNGEKIELKRGSVYILKPSDVHSLCALPDKSLEIMNISFLEGTFFKELSVPVLFGKKVNIAVLDEEDINMVLSVFMVMENEQQKGKPDVGIMQGCANVILRIIMRKMDWDFTPKRQDELADALHFISENFCDHIDLTSVARHVGFTPQYFSKIFHQRIGKSFKKYLSELRITYAVKLMKYNGFNSTEAAFECGYNSYSAFLKAFKEHTGVLPKNYMMYKDEM